A genome region from Littorina saxatilis isolate snail1 linkage group LG16, US_GU_Lsax_2.0, whole genome shotgun sequence includes the following:
- the LOC138951503 gene encoding piggyBac transposable element-derived protein 4-like produces MCPWRGRSAFRCYMKDKPTKRGIKLYELCESVSGYVCNMEVMCHEPGVSNRPKEVCLRLLIPFANKGHTLFVDDYFCNPELADELVAENTALVGTVRANRIGLPRDLAQQQMKQGEMDYLRRNQLLYIHWKDQRDVHMLTTKHLPQMKRVGSRARPQNQKDKPVCVVEYIHNMAGVNKSDQMISYIPLHRKTVKWWKKLAFHLMTLVMIQGHILCNKHKKEHQQKEMCLEDFVKSVCVSLAAQPTIDPAEDEVAAVPLPKRPRLGAAVPPPNVMDRLRSGSHFPEESPSKPGSNAKLQRTCKVCYDRMKHRGASRDELKNRSPRTKYRCEQCQVNLCITPCFKVWHTMDKYHI; encoded by the coding sequence ATGTGCCCCTGGCGTGGGCGTTCTGCATTCCGCTGCTACATGAAGGACAAACCTACAAAACGGGGGATAAAACTGTATGAACTATGTGAATCTGTCTCAGGATATGTTTGCAACATGGAAGTGATGTGCCATGAACCTGGAGTGTCCAACAGACCCAAGGAAGTGTGCTTGCGCCTGCTGATACCTTTTGCCAACAAGGGGCACACTTTGTTTGTAGACGACTACTTCTGTAACCCTGAGTTGGCTGATGAACTGGTAGCAGAAAACACTGCTCTTGTTGGAACTGTGAGGGCAAACCGCATTGGTTTGCCACGTGATCTGGCCCAGCAGCAGATGAAGCAGGGGGAGATGGACTACCTCCGAAGAAATCAGCTTTTGTACATCCACTGGAAAGACCAGCGTGATGTGCACATGCTGACAACAAAGCATCTGCCGCAGATGAAACGAGTTGGTTCCAGAGCCAGACCCCAAAATCAGAAAGACaagcctgtgtgtgttgttgaaTACATACACAACATGGCTGGGGTGAATAAGTCCGACCAGATGATCTCGTACATCCCCCTCCACCGCAAGACAGTAAAATGGTGGAAAAAGCTTGCCTTTCATCTGATGACCCTGGTAATGATCCAAGGACACATCCTGTGCAACAAACACAAGAAGGAGCACCAACAGAAGGAAATGTGCTTAGAGGACTTTgtgaagagtgtgtgtgtctccctgGCTGCGCAGCCTACAATTGACCCAGCAGAGGATGAAGTGGCCGCTGTTCCACTTCCTAAGAGACCTCGTCTTGGAGCAGCTGTCCCACCTCCAAACGTCATGGATCGTCTGCGGTCTGGATCACATTTTCCAGAAGAATCTCCTTCAAAGCCAGGCTCCAATGCAAAACTTCAGAGAACCTGCAAGGTATGCTATGACAGGATGAAGCATCGGGGCGCATCACGTGATGAACTGAAAAACCGCTCGCCCCGCACCAAATATCGTTGTGAACAGTGCCAGGTGAACTTGTGTATCACACCTTGTTTCAAGGTGTGGCACACCATGGATAAGTACCATATTTGA